A single region of the Alosa alosa isolate M-15738 ecotype Scorff River chromosome 6, AALO_Geno_1.1, whole genome shotgun sequence genome encodes:
- the LOC125296721 gene encoding myosin heavy chain, fast skeletal muscle-like has product MSSDAEMAVFGPAAIYLRKPEKERIEAQNRPFDARTACFVPDTKELYVKGVIQSKEGGKATVKTEAGETVTVKDEDCHPMNPPKYDKIEDMVMMTYLNEPSVLCNLKERYAAWMIYTYSGLFCVTVNPYKFLPVYSAEVVSAYRGKKRMEAPPHIFSVSDNAYQNMLTDRENQSVLITGESGAGKTVNTKRVIQYFATIAVSGDKKKEAAPGKIQGTLEDQIISANPLLEAFGNAKTVRNDNSSRFGKFIRIHFGTTGKLASADIETYLLEKSRVTFQLSDERSYHIFYQIMTNHKPELIEMLLITTNPYDFPLISQGQITVASIDDKEELVATDTAIDILGFSHDEKLGIYKLTGAVMHYGNLKFKQKQREEQAEPDGTEVADKVAYLMGLNSADLLKALCYPRVKVGNEYVTKGQSVQQVVNSVGALAKSVYEKMFLWMVIRINQMLDTKQPRQFFIGVLDIAGFEIFDYNSLEQLCINFTNEKLQQFFNHHMFVLEQDEYKKEGIDWEFIDFGMDLAACIELIEKPMGIFSILEEECMFPKASDTSFKNKLYDQHLGKNNAFQKPKTVKGKPEAHFTLVHYAGTVDYNLSGWLDKNKDPLNESVVQLYQKSSVKLLALLYASFSTAEAEASGGGGGAGGGAKAKGAKKKGGSFQTVSAVFRENLGKLMTNLRSTHPHFVRCLIPNEVKTPGIMDNHLVIHQLRCNGVLEGIRICRKGFPSRILYADFKQRYRILNASAIPEGQFIDGKKASEKLLGSIDVDHTQYRFGHTKVFFKAGLLGTLEEMRDEKLASLVTSTQALCRGYLMRLEISKMTSRKDAVYTLQYNLRSFMNVKGWPWMRLYFKIKPLLKSAETEKEMATMKEDFVKCKDDLVKQETKRKELEEKMVTLLQEKNDLLLQIQSEAEHLSDAEERCEGLIKSKIQMEAKLKETTERLEDEEEVNAELTAKKRKLEDECSELKKDIDDLEVTLAKVEKEKHATENKVKNLIEEISGQDESIAKLTKEKKALQEAHQQTLDDLQVEEDKVNTLTKAKTKLEQQVDDLEGSLEQEKKLRMDLERGKRKLEGDLKLTQESVMDLENDKLQLEEKLKKKDFETNQLLTKIEDEQSMVSQFQKKQKELQARTEELEEEIEAERAARAKVEKQRSDLSRELEEISERLEEAGGATSAQIEMNKKREAECQKLRRDLEESTLHHEATTAALRKKQADSVAELGEQIDNLQRIKQKLEKEKSEFKMEIDDLASNVEAVAKAKINLEKMCRTLEDQLSEIKTKHEEGLKHINDLSAQKARLQTENGEFSRQLEEKESLISQLTRGKLGYTQQLDELKRQLEEEGKAKNALAHGLQSSRHDCDLLREQFEEEQEAKAELQRCMSKANSEVAQWRTKYETDAIQRTEELEEAKKKLAQRLQDAEEQIEAVNAKCASLEKTKQRLQSEIEDLMIDVEKANSLAGNLDKKQRNFDKVLAEWKQKYEECQAELEGSLKESRTLSTELFKMKNSYEESLDHLETLKRENKNLQQEISDLTEQIGETGKSIHELEKSRKQMETEKSDIQGALEEAEASLEHEESKILRVQLELNQVKSEVERKIAEKDEEMDQLKRSSQRIIDTLQSTLDSEIRSRNDALRIKKKMEGDLNEMEIQLSHANRQAIEAQKQLRYVQGQLKDIQIHLDDSLRGQEDMKEQVSMSERRANLMQAEIEELRGALEQTERGRKVAEQELLDASERVALLHSQNTSLLNTKKKLEADAVQQQTEMEDFAQEARNAEEKAKKAITDAAMMAEELKKEQDTCAHLERMKKNLETTVKDLQHRLDEAENLAMKGGKKQLQKLETRVRELENELDAEQKRGAEAIKSVRKYERRAKELTYQSEEDKKNVNRLQNLVDKLQNKVKAYKRQAEEAEEQANTHLTRFRKVQHELEEAQERADIAESQVNKMRAKTRDMGPKTPEGPAE; this is encoded by the exons ATGAGTTCTGATGCGGAGATGGCCGTGTTCGGCCCGGCCGCCATCTACCTCCGGAAGCCCGAGAAGGAGCGCATCGAGGCTCAGAACCGGCCCTTTGATGCCAGGACGGCCTGCTTTGTCCCTGACACCAAGGAGTTGTACGTCAAAGGTGTCATCCAGAGCAAGGAGGGTGGCAAAGCAACCGTGAAGACCGAGGCTGGGGAG acagtgacCGTTAAAGACGAGGACTGCCACCCCATGAACCCGCCCAAGTATGACAAGATTGAGGACATGGTCATGATGACCTACCTCAACGAACCATCTGTGCTGTGTAATCTCAAAGAGCGTTACGCAGCCTGGATGATCTAC ACCTACTCTGGGCTGTTCTGCGTCACTGTGAACCCCTACAAGTTCCTCCCAGTGTACAGTGCAGAGGTGGTGTCTGCCTACAGAGGCAAGAAGCGAATGGAGGCTCCACCCCATATCTTCTCTGTGTCTGATAATGCATACCAGAACATGCTAACAG ATCGTGAAAATCAGTCTGTTCTGATCAC TGGAGAATCTGGTGCAGGGAAAACGGTGAACACCAAACGGGTCATCCAGTACTTCGCAACAATTGCAGTGTCTGGAGACAAGAAGAAGGAGGCTGCTCCTGGCAAAATACAG GGAACACTGGAAGATCAAATCATTTCAGCCAACCCTCTGCTGGAAGCATTTGGGAATGCCAAGACAGTGAGAAATGACAACTCCTCACGTTTT GGTAAATTTATTAGAATTCACTTTGGAACAACAGGAAAACTGGCATCCGCAGATATTGAAACTT aTTTGTTGGAGAAGTCAAGAGTGACATTTCAGCTGTCAGATGAAAGAAGTTACCACATCTTCTATCAAATCATGACAAACCACAAGCCAGAGCTCATTG AAATGCTGTTGATCACCACCAACCCGTATGATTTCCCATTGATTAGCCAGGGTCAGATCACAGTGGCAAGCATTGATGACAAGGAGGAGCTGGTTGCCAcagat ACGGCTATTGATATCCTGGGCTTCAGTCACGATGAGAAATTAGGCATCTACAAGCTGACTGGAGCTGTGATGCATTATGGGAACTTGAAGTTCAAACAAAAGCAACGTGAGGAGCAGGCGGAACCAGATGGCACTGAGG TGGCTGACAAAGTCGCCTACCTCATGGGCCTGAACTCTGCCGACCTGCTCAAAGCTCTGTGCTACCCCAGGGTCAAGGTGGGAAATGAGTATGTCACAAAGGGACAGAGTGTCCAACAG GTGGTCAACTCAGTTGGTGCCTTGGCAAAATCTGTTTATGAGAAAATGTTCCTGTGGATGGTAATACGAATCAATCAAATGCTGGACACAAAGCAGCCAAGACAGTTCTTCATTGGCGTGCTTGACATTGCTGGCTTTGAAATCTTTGAT TACAACAGCTTGGAACAGCTGTGCATCAACTTCACCAATGAGAAACTGCAACAGTTCTTCAACCACCACATGTTTGTGTTGGAACAAGACGAATATAAAAAAGAGGGCATAGATTGGGAGTTTATTGACTTTGGAATGGACTTGGCTGCCTGCATTGAGCTTATAGAGAAG CCGATGGGGATCTTCTCCATTCTCGAGGAAGAGTGTATGTTTCCAAAGGCATCTGATACCTCTTTCAAAAACAAGCTGTATGACCAACACCTTGGCAAGAACAATGCCTTCCAGAAGCCCAAGACTGTCAAAGGCAAGCCTGAGGCCCACTTCACCCTGGTGCACTACGCTGGCACCGTGGACTACAACCTCTCTGGCTGGCTGGATAAGAACAAGGACCCGCTAAACGAGTCCGTGGTGCAGCTCTACCAGAAATCCTCAGTCAAGCTGTTGGCCTTGCTGTATGCATCCTTTTCCACTGCAGAAGCAG AGgccagtggtggtgggggtggcgcCGGGGGTGGTGCCAAGGCAAAGGGAGCCAAGAAGAAAGGCGGCTCCTTCCAGACCGTCTCAGCTGTCTTCAGG GAGAATCTGGGTAAACTGATGACCAACTTAAGATCCACCCATCCTCATTTTGTGCGATGCCTGATTCCCAATGAAGTAAAAACTCCAG GGATAATGGACAATCATCTGGTCATCCACCAGCTACGCTGTAATGGTGTACTGGAAGGCATCCGAATCTGCCGGAAGGGCTTCCCCAGCAGAATCCTGTATGCTGACTTCAAGCAGAG GTACAGAATACTGAATGCCAGTGCCATTCCAGAAGGCCAGTTTATTGATGGCAAGAAGGCTTCCGAGAAGCTTTTGGGATCCATTGATGTTGATCACACACAGTATCGCTTCGGACACACTAAG GTGTTTTTCAAAGCAGGTCTGCTGGGAACATTGGAGGAGATGCGGGACGAGAAGCTGGCCTCGTTGGTAACGTCCACTCAAGCCCTGTGCCGCGGCTACCTCATGAGATTGGAAATCTCCAAGATGACATCCAGGAA GGATGCTGTGTATACCTTGCAATACAATCTTCGCTCATTCATGAACGTGAAAGGCTGGCCATGGATGCGTCTCTACTTCAAGATCAAACCTCTGCTGAAGAGCgctgagacagagaaggagatggCCACCATGAAGGAGGACTTTGTGAAATGCAAGGATGACCTGGTCAAGCAGGAGACCAAGAggaaggagctggaggagaaaaTGGTCACTCTGCTGCAAGAGAAGAATGACCTGCTCTTACAGATCCAGTCT GAAGCGGAGCATCTGTCGGATGCTGAGGAGAGATGTGAGGGTCTGATTAAAAGTAAGATACAGATGGAGGCGAAACTCAAAGAGACGACTGAGAGactggaggatgaggaggaggtcaACGCTGAGCTGACGGCCAAGAAGAGGAAGCTAGAGGATGAATGCTCCGAGCTGAAGAAGGACATCGATGACCTCGAGGTCACCTTGGCCAAAGTGGAGAAGGAGAAACATGCCACTGAAAATAAG GTGAAAAATCTTATAGAGGAGATCTCTGGTCAAGATGAAAGTATTGCCAAACTGACCAAAGAGAAGAAAGCTCTCCAAGAGGCCCACCAGCAGACTCTGGATGACCTTCAAGTTGAGGAAGACAAAGTCAACACCTTGACAAAAGCTAAAACTAAACTTGAACAACAAGTGGATGAT TTGGAGGGTTCTTTGGAGCAAGAGAAGAAGCTCCGCATGGACCTGGAAAGAGGGAAGCGGAAACTGGAAGGGGATCTGAAACTGACCCAAGAGTCTGTAATGGACTTGGAGAATGACAAATTACAGTTGGAGGAAAAACTCAAGAA AAAAGATTTTGAAACAAATCAGCTGCTCACCAAAATTGAGGATGAACAATCGATGGTGTCTCAATTTCAAAAGAAGCAAAAGGAGCTTCAG GCCCGCACTGAAGAACTGGAGGAGGAGATTGAGGCTGAGCGCGCTGCCCGTGCCAAAGTGGAGAAGCAGCGGTCAGATCTGTCcagggagctggaggagatcAGCGAGAGGCTGGAGGAGGCCGGAGGCGCCACCTCCGCCCAGATCGAGATGAACAAGAAGCGGGAGGCGGAGTGCCAGAAGCTCCGGCGAGACCTGGAGGAGTCCACTCTACACCATGAGGCCACCACCGCCGCCCTGCGCAAGAAGCAGGCCGACAGCGTGGCCGAGCTCGGCGAGCAGATCGACAACCTGCAGCGCATCAAACAGAagctggagaaggagaagagcgAATTCAAGATGGAGATCGACGACCTGGCCAGCAACGTGGAGGCTGTGGCAAAAGCCAAG ATCAACCTGGAGAAGATGTGCCGCACTCTGGAGGACCAGCTCAGTGAGATTAAGACCAAACACGAGGAGGGCCTGAAGCACATCAACGACCTGAGCGCACAGAAAGCTCGTCTGCAAACTGAAAATG GGGAATTCTCTCGCCAACTTGAGGAGAAAGAAAGTCTCATCTCACAGCTGACCAGAGGCAAACTTGGATACACACAGCAGTTAGATGAGCTGAAAAGACAGCTAGAAGAAGAGGGAAAG GCCAAGAATGCCCTGGCCCATGGTCTGCAGTCCTCCCGCCATGACTGTGACCTCCTGCGGGAGCAGtttgaggaggagcaggaggccaAAGCTGAGCTGCAGCGCTGCATGTCCAAGGCCAACAGCGAGGTGGCGCAGTGGAGAACCAAGTACGAGACGGACGCCATCCAGCGCACCGAGGAACTCGAAGAGGCCAA GAAAAAGCTTGCCCAACGTCTCCAAGACGCAGAGGAGCAAATTGAAGCCGTGAACGCTAAATGTGCCTCCCTGGAGAAAACCAAGCAGAGGCTGCAGAGTGAGATTGAAGATCTCATGATTGATGTGGAAAAGGCCAACAGCTTGGCTGGCAACCTGGACAAGAAGCAAAGGAACTTTGATAAG GTTCTTGCTGAGTGGAAGCAGAAGTATGAGGAATGCCAGGCAGAGCTGGAAGGTTCTCTGAAAGAGTCCCGAACGCTCAGCACCGAGCTTTTCAAAATGAAGAACTCATATGAAGAATCCCTTGACCACCTTGAGACCTTGAAGCGTGAAAACAAGAACCTTCAAC AGGAGATCTCTGACCTGACCGAGCAAATAGGTGAAACTGGAAAGAGTATCCATGAGCTGGAGAAATCCAGGAAGCAGATGGAGACTGAGAAATCTGACATCCAAGGAGCATTGGAGGAAGCGGAG GCGTCTCTGGAGCACGAGGAGTCGAAGATCCTCCGCGTGCAGCTGGAACTGAATCAAGTGAAGTCTGAAGTGGAGCGAAAGATTGCAGAGAAGGACGAGGAGATGGATCAACTGAAAAGGAGCAGCCAGAGGATCATCGACACCCTGCAGAGCACCCTGGACTCGGAGATCAGGAGCAGGAACGACGCCCTGAGAATCAagaaaaagatggagggagacctgAACGAGATGGAGATTCAGCTGAGCCATGCTAACCGCCAGGCAATTGAAGCACAAAAGCAGTTGAGATATGTCCAGGGACAGCTTAAG GACATCCAAATTCACCTGGACGATTCCCTAAGGGGACAGGAGGATATGAAGGAGCAGGTTAGCATGTCCGAGCGTAGGGCCAACCTCATGCAGGCTGAAATCGAGGAGCTGCgcggtgcccttgagcaaacgGAGCGGGGTCGCAAGGTGGCCGAGCAAGAGCTACTCGATGCTAGTGAGAGAGTGGCACTCCTGCACTCTCAG AACACAAGTCTGCTCAACACAAAGAAGAAGCTTGAGGCTGATGCGGTTCAACAGCAGACTGAAATGGAGGACTTTGCTCAGGAAGCCAGGAATGCTGAGGAGAAGGCCAAGAAGGCCATCACAGAT GCTGCTATGATGGCTGAGGAGCTGAAGAAGGAGCAGGACACCTGTGCTCACCTGGAGAGGATGAAGAAGAACCTGGAGACCACCGTCAAAGACCTGCAGCACCGCCTGGACGAGGCTGAGAACCTGGCCATGAAGGGTGGCAAAAAGCAACTCCAGAAACTGGAAACaagg GTGCGTGAGCTGGAAAACGAGCTGGACGCAGAGCAGAAGCGTGGAGCTGAGGCCATCAAGAGCGTCCGCAAGTACGAGAGGAGGGCAAAGGAGCTCACCTACCAG TCTGAAGAGGACAAGAAGAACGTGAACAGACTGCAGAATCTGGTGGATAAACTTCAGAACAAAGTGAAGGCCTACAAGAGACAAGCTGAAGAAGCT GAGGAGCAGGCCAACACTCACCTGACACGCTTCAGGAAGGTGCAGCATGAGCTGGAGGAAGCTCAGGAGAGGGCCGATATCGCAGAGTCCCAGGTCAACAAGATGAGAGCCAAAACCAGAGACATGGGACCCAAG ACACCAGAGGGCCCAGCCGAGTAG